In Deltaproteobacteria bacterium, a genomic segment contains:
- a CDS encoding fibronectin type III domain-containing protein translates to MIFSKVKTYFPVPGQCCRPGRREKNCHFDEAEGEILEVREEKISPFTRNDRSAQFAERTLLLLSSLFFPVKKFFYLRDKRPRLFSRYVILTLMAASIHTACGDVGTTTVKEYALNGTANGTNITLTWTAPSTSQSGSCASDLDGYVIHYGIAPRTYTAQIPVNLIEISCTDTGVGAPSGCGNINNCSYTLSGLSPNEWFFSLKVVDAAGNESSFSNELSIFMP, encoded by the coding sequence ATGATTTTTTCAAAGGTTAAAACTTATTTTCCTGTTCCAGGCCAGTGTTGCCGGCCTGGAAGAAGGGAAAAAAATTGTCATTTCGACGAGGCAGAAGGAGAAATACTGGAAGTCAGGGAGGAAAAGATTTCTCCCTTCACCCGAAATGACAGGTCAGCGCAATTTGCTGAGCGGACATTGCTTCTTCTCAGCAGTTTGTTTTTTCCCGTCAAAAAGTTTTTTTATTTAAGAGATAAAAGGCCCCGCCTCTTTTCACGTTATGTCATCCTCACATTAATGGCGGCATCAATACATACCGCCTGCGGTGACGTGGGCACAACAACAGTTAAGGAATATGCTCTCAATGGAACTGCCAATGGGACCAATATTACCCTTACCTGGACGGCCCCTTCAACCAGTCAAAGCGGATCATGTGCTTCAGACCTCGATGGTTACGTCATTCATTACGGAATTGCCCCGCGAACCTATACGGCTCAAATACCGGTCAACCTTATTGAAATCAGCTGTACCGATACCGGTGTCGGCGCACCATCGGGCTGCGGCAATATCAATAATTGCAGCTACACCCTGTCGGGCCTTTCTCCAAATGAATGGTTTTTTTCACTTAAAGTTGTTGATGCGGCAGGCAACGAAAGCAGTTTCTCCAATGAGTTAAGCATTTTTATGCCCTAA
- a CDS encoding exosortase/archaeosortase family protein: protein MNIDFLSHKGLIIRAFLLLASFLLLYYPIIVSLVHDWSIDDNYSHGYIVPFMSLYLVWERRSELLSLKIKPNSSGLLLLIVGLFVMILGHVGAELFLGRLSILIVLSGIALFLLGKEYLKILAFPIGFLIFMIPLPSVIFNSLAFPLQLLAARVAAGIIYTCGIPVLRDGNIIHLANTTLEVAEACSGIRSLVTIMTLATIYAYFMESKRWKQVVLFLSSIPIAIITNSARVTFTGFLSHYYGDEAAKGFYHTFEGWFMFVVAFSLLLLFGLLLRKITFGRKVH from the coding sequence TTGAATATAGATTTTTTATCTCATAAAGGCTTGATAATCAGAGCTTTCCTGCTGCTTGCTTCTTTTCTCCTGTTGTATTACCCCATTATTGTTTCCCTTGTGCATGACTGGTCCATAGATGACAATTATTCCCACGGCTATATTGTTCCTTTCATGAGTTTATATCTTGTCTGGGAAAGGCGCAGTGAGCTTCTGTCTTTAAAGATTAAACCGAATTCATCGGGTTTGCTCTTATTGATAGTGGGTTTGTTTGTCATGATTCTGGGGCATGTAGGGGCCGAGCTTTTTCTCGGCAGGCTTTCCATTCTCATTGTTCTTTCAGGGATAGCGCTTTTTTTATTAGGGAAAGAGTATTTGAAGATATTGGCCTTTCCCATCGGTTTTCTTATCTTTATGATTCCTTTGCCCTCAGTCATCTTTAATTCTCTTGCCTTTCCTCTTCAGCTTTTAGCTGCCAGGGTTGCCGCCGGCATAATTTACACCTGTGGTATCCCTGTTTTAAGGGACGGCAATATTATTCATCTGGCCAATACCACTCTGGAGGTTGCCGAAGCATGCAGTGGCATAAGATCACTTGTTACGATAATGACACTGGCGACAATTTATGCCTATTTTATGGAAAGTAAGCGCTGGAAACAGGTGGTCCTTTTCCTCTCCTCTATTCCCATTGCCATTATCACCAACAGCGCCCGCGTAACTTTTACGGGATTCCTGTCTCACTACTATGGTGATGAAGCGGCAAAAGGTTTTTACCATACCTTTGAGGGATGGTTTATGTTTGTTGTCGCTTTTTCGCTGTTGCTCCTTTTTGGGCTTCTTTTGAGAAAAATAACCTTTGGCCGCAAAGTACATTGA